The proteins below are encoded in one region of Aeromonas veronii:
- a CDS encoding TIGR04211 family SH3 domain-containing protein: MRALLGILICLCAQQALADTRYVSDNIFTYIHNGPGTQYRILGSVKAGESLEVKTVNNEAGFTQIVDGRGREGWIKNSELQSQISLRERLPQVEKELEEAKARLLNLNGDNERRFAEKDGKLAEQTQEIATLKAQLASQGDEMGNLKEQNEALTQSYDNQEHDMQMDWFIRGGAMVGGGILLGILLPMLPRRRKSSERWMN, encoded by the coding sequence ATGCGCGCCCTTCTCGGGATTTTGATCTGCTTGTGTGCCCAACAGGCACTGGCCGACACCCGTTATGTTTCAGACAACATCTTTACCTATATCCACAACGGCCCGGGTACCCAGTACCGGATCCTCGGCAGCGTCAAGGCCGGTGAGTCCCTGGAGGTCAAGACGGTCAACAATGAGGCCGGCTTCACCCAGATAGTGGACGGTCGTGGCCGTGAGGGCTGGATCAAGAACAGCGAGCTGCAGAGCCAGATCAGCCTGCGCGAGCGCCTGCCCCAGGTGGAGAAGGAGCTGGAAGAGGCCAAGGCCCGTCTGCTGAACCTCAATGGCGACAACGAGCGCCGCTTCGCCGAAAAAGATGGCAAGCTTGCCGAGCAGACCCAGGAGATCGCCACCCTGAAGGCCCAGCTGGCCAGCCAGGGTGACGAGATGGGGAACCTCAAGGAGCAGAACGAGGCCCTGACCCAGAGCTACGACAACCAGGAGCACGACATGCAGATGGACTGGTTCATCCGTGGCGGCGCCATGGTGGGCGGCGGCATCCTGCTGGGCATTCTGCTCCCCATGTTGCCCCGTCGTCGCAAGAGCAGCGAACGCTGGATGAACTGA
- the nudC gene encoding NAD(+) diphosphatase, producing MSSTEQARWFVLGGDHLVLLDGQGQIPQGCRSQLPAELQDAPFEPFDHWEGLPCHLLDLGEEADTSAMTGLRQLMVAGDEEGFRLAGRAWQLATFRRSHRFCGECGAAMVPKAGEWAMACGQGHVVYPRISPCIIVAVRKGAAILLAAHRRHYQAEDPMYTVLAGFVEAGENLEQCVAREVFEESGIRVHNVRYVASQPWPFPHSLMMGFTADYQSGEIKVQDEELVAADFFEADRLPRLPPHGTIARSLIEQCLAGDA from the coding sequence ATGTCATCGACCGAACAGGCCCGCTGGTTCGTGCTGGGGGGCGATCACCTCGTCCTGCTGGACGGGCAGGGGCAGATCCCACAGGGTTGTCGTAGCCAGCTGCCCGCCGAGCTGCAGGACGCCCCTTTCGAGCCCTTTGATCACTGGGAGGGCCTGCCCTGCCACCTGCTGGATCTGGGGGAAGAGGCCGACACCTCGGCCATGACGGGCCTGCGCCAGCTGATGGTGGCCGGGGACGAGGAGGGCTTTCGCCTCGCGGGTCGCGCCTGGCAGCTCGCCACCTTCCGCCGCAGCCATCGCTTCTGCGGCGAGTGCGGCGCCGCCATGGTCCCGAAGGCGGGGGAGTGGGCCATGGCCTGCGGGCAGGGGCACGTGGTCTATCCGCGCATCTCCCCCTGCATCATAGTGGCGGTGCGCAAGGGAGCGGCCATCCTGCTGGCGGCCCACCGTCGTCACTATCAGGCGGAGGATCCCATGTATACGGTGCTCGCCGGTTTCGTCGAGGCCGGTGAAAACCTGGAGCAGTGCGTGGCGCGGGAGGTATTCGAGGAGAGCGGCATCAGGGTGCACAATGTGCGCTATGTGGCGAGCCAGCCTTGGCCCTTCCCCCACAGCCTGATGATGGGCTTCACCGCCGATTACCAGAGCGGCGAGATCAAGGTGCAGGACGAGGAGCTGGTGGCCGCCGACTTCTTCGAAGCCGACCGCCTGCCCCGCCTGCCCCCTCACGGCACCATAGCGCGCAGCCTGATTGAGCAGTGCCTCGCCGGCGACGCCTGA
- the hemE gene encoding uroporphyrinogen decarboxylase, whose amino-acid sequence MKELKNDRYLRALLRQEVDMTPVWMMRQAGRYLPEYKATRAVAGDFMSLCRNAELACEVTLQPLRRYPLDAAILFSDILTVPDAMGLGLYFEHGEGPRFERPIKSMADVQALPIPDPEDELGYVMNAVRTIRRELKGEVPLIGFSGSPWTLATYMVEGGSSKAFTKIKQMMYAEPMTLHLLLDKLADSVIAYLNAQIKAGAQSVMVFDTWGGVLTPRDYRDFSLQYMHKIVDGLIREHDGRRVPVTLFTKNGGQWLEQIAATGCDALGLDWTTDIADAKRRVGDKVALQGNMDPSMLYAAPERIREEVATILAGFGQGNGHVFNLGHGIHQDVDPEHAGVFVNAVHELSAQYHGR is encoded by the coding sequence ATGAAAGAGCTGAAAAACGATCGATACCTGCGTGCCCTGCTGCGCCAGGAAGTGGACATGACCCCGGTGTGGATGATGCGTCAGGCCGGCCGTTATCTGCCGGAATACAAGGCGACCCGCGCCGTGGCGGGGGATTTCATGTCCCTGTGCCGCAACGCCGAGCTGGCCTGCGAGGTCACCCTGCAGCCCCTGCGCCGCTATCCGCTCGATGCCGCCATCCTCTTCTCCGACATCCTGACCGTGCCCGACGCCATGGGGCTCGGCCTCTACTTCGAGCACGGCGAAGGCCCGCGCTTCGAGCGCCCCATCAAGTCCATGGCGGATGTGCAGGCCCTGCCCATCCCGGATCCGGAAGACGAGCTCGGCTACGTGATGAATGCGGTGCGCACCATTCGCCGTGAGCTCAAGGGGGAAGTGCCCCTCATCGGTTTCTCCGGCAGCCCCTGGACCCTGGCCACCTACATGGTGGAGGGCGGCAGCTCCAAGGCGTTCACCAAGATCAAGCAGATGATGTACGCCGAACCCATGACCCTGCACCTCCTGCTGGACAAGCTGGCGGACAGCGTGATCGCGTATCTCAACGCCCAGATCAAGGCCGGCGCCCAGTCGGTCATGGTGTTCGACACCTGGGGTGGCGTGCTGACCCCGCGGGATTACCGCGACTTCTCCCTGCAGTACATGCACAAGATTGTCGATGGCCTCATCCGCGAGCATGACGGTCGCCGGGTACCGGTCACCCTGTTCACCAAGAACGGCGGCCAGTGGCTGGAGCAGATCGCCGCTACCGGCTGTGATGCGCTGGGTCTGGACTGGACCACCGACATTGCCGACGCCAAGCGCCGGGTCGGTGACAAGGTGGCGCTGCAGGGCAACATGGATCCCTCCATGCTCTACGCCGCCCCCGAACGCATCCGTGAAGAGGTGGCCACCATCCTGGCCGGTTTCGGTCAGGGCAACGGCCACGTCTTCAACCTGGGTCACGGCATCCACCAGGACGTGGATCCCGAGCACGCCGGCGTCTTTGTGAACGCGGTGCACGAGCTCTCTGCCCAGTATCACGGCCGCTGA
- a CDS encoding ROK family protein — MSKGSWDWGIDLGGTKCECVVLDGDEVLLRHRIPTERRGGYQHMIGQIAKLVDECAEKLGQRPSIIGMGTPGARDPQTGLMKNCNTTELNDKPFKEDLERRLGVPVLIANDANCFALAETHLGAVRQHHPNARVVFGIIMGTGVGSGIVINGQILNGHHGIAGEWGHNVLSPDGPECYCGKRGCVETFISGPALEAWYEAKARRHLSLAQIAAATAHDHVAKLTIDRLHLLFGKALANVVNILDPDVIVIGGGVGNVQSLYTAGRETVLPFLFNPRFATPIIAPSLGDSAGVFGAALLARGVFKDALLS, encoded by the coding sequence ATGAGCAAGGGTTCTTGGGATTGGGGCATCGACCTTGGCGGGACCAAGTGTGAGTGCGTGGTGCTGGACGGTGACGAGGTGCTGCTGCGACATCGCATCCCCACCGAGCGTCGCGGTGGCTATCAGCACATGATCGGCCAGATTGCCAAGCTGGTGGATGAATGTGCCGAGAAACTCGGTCAACGCCCCAGCATCATCGGCATGGGCACGCCAGGGGCGCGGGATCCCCAGACCGGGCTGATGAAGAACTGCAACACCACCGAACTCAACGACAAGCCGTTCAAGGAAGATCTGGAACGCAGGCTGGGCGTGCCCGTGCTCATCGCCAACGACGCCAACTGCTTCGCCCTGGCGGAGACCCACCTCGGCGCCGTGCGCCAGCACCACCCGAATGCGAGAGTCGTGTTCGGCATCATCATGGGGACGGGGGTGGGCTCCGGCATCGTCATCAACGGCCAGATCCTCAACGGCCACCACGGCATCGCCGGGGAGTGGGGTCACAACGTGCTCTCGCCGGACGGCCCCGAGTGCTACTGCGGCAAGCGTGGCTGCGTCGAGACCTTCATCAGCGGCCCGGCCCTGGAGGCCTGGTACGAGGCCAAGGCCAGGCGCCACCTGTCGCTGGCCCAGATTGCGGCGGCAACCGCCCACGATCACGTGGCCAAGCTCACCATAGACCGGCTGCACCTGCTGTTTGGCAAGGCGCTGGCCAACGTGGTCAACATTCTGGATCCGGACGTCATCGTCATCGGTGGCGGGGTGGGCAACGTGCAGAGCCTCTATACCGCCGGACGAGAGACCGTCTTGCCCTTCCTGTTCAACCCCCGCTTCGCCACCCCCATCATCGCGCCCTCCCTCGGGGACAGCGCCGGGGTGTTCGGGGCGGCGCTGCTGGCTCGCGGCGTCTTCAAGGATGCCCTGCTGTCGTGA
- the epd gene encoding erythrose-4-phosphate dehydrogenase yields MIKIAINGYGRIGRNVLRALYESGRDNNIKIVAINELAAPEAMVHLTRFDTSHGRFHHPVQLAGNSMLVGEDLIPLFAERDPARLPWRALGVDVVLDCTGVFGSRADAELHLAAGAGKVLFSHPADADVDATIVYGVNHQTLTGRERIVSNASCTTNCVVPVIETLHREFEINCGTITTIHSAMHDQQVIDAYHSDLRRTRAASQSIIPVDTKLAKGLERILPHFAGKFEAIAVRVPTINVTAMDLSITVRKKVTVSDVNQALQRASRGTLSGILDYTEEPLVSVDFNHDAHSCIIDGTQTRVSDANLVKMLMWCDNEWGFANRMLDTTRAMMAAG; encoded by the coding sequence ATGATCAAGATTGCCATCAACGGATATGGCCGCATCGGCCGCAACGTGCTGCGTGCCCTCTACGAGAGCGGCCGCGACAACAACATCAAGATAGTGGCCATCAACGAGCTGGCGGCCCCCGAGGCCATGGTGCACCTCACCCGCTTCGACACCAGCCACGGCCGCTTCCACCATCCGGTACAGCTTGCGGGCAACAGCATGCTGGTGGGGGAGGATCTCATCCCCCTGTTCGCCGAGCGGGATCCGGCCAGGCTGCCCTGGCGGGCGCTGGGGGTGGACGTGGTGCTCGATTGTACCGGGGTGTTCGGTTCACGGGCCGATGCGGAGCTGCATCTGGCGGCGGGGGCGGGCAAGGTACTGTTCTCCCACCCGGCGGATGCGGATGTGGATGCCACCATCGTCTACGGGGTGAATCACCAGACCCTGACGGGGCGGGAGCGGATCGTCTCCAATGCCTCCTGCACCACCAACTGCGTGGTGCCCGTCATCGAAACATTGCATCGAGAATTCGAGATCAATTGTGGTACTATTACGACAATTCATTCGGCCATGCACGATCAGCAAGTCATCGATGCCTACCACAGTGACTTGCGCAGAACGCGAGCGGCGAGCCAGTCCATCATCCCGGTGGACACCAAGCTGGCAAAGGGGTTGGAGCGTATCCTTCCCCACTTCGCCGGCAAGTTCGAGGCGATCGCGGTGCGGGTGCCGACCATTAACGTCACGGCGATGGATCTCAGCATCACTGTTCGTAAAAAAGTGACAGTTAGTGACGTAAATCAAGCCCTGCAACGGGCATCCAGAGGTACATTAAGCGGTATTCTGGATTACACGGAAGAGCCATTGGTTTCCGTAGACTTTAATCATGATGCACACTCCTGCATCATTGATGGTACCCAGACTCGAGTGAGCGATGCCAACCTCGTCAAGATGCTGATGTGGTGTGATAACGAATGGGGCTTCGCGAATCGGATGCTGGATACCACCCGGGCCATGATGGCCGCAGGCTGA
- a CDS encoding phosphoglycerate kinase, whose product MSVIKMTDLDLAGKRVLIRADLNVPVKDGKVTSDARIVATLPTIKLALEKGAKLMITSHLGRPTEGEYNEEFSLAPVVNYLKDALSCPVRLAKDYLDGVDVAAGELVVLENCRFNKGEKKNTEELAKKYAALCDVFVMDAFGTAHRAEGSTYGVAQFAPVACAGPLLAGELEALGKAMLKPERPMVAIVGGSKVSTKLTVLESLSKIADQLVVGGGIANTFIAAAGHNVGKSLCEHDLIDTAKKLAAETNIPVTTDVVVGAEFSESTPATIKSVADVTDGDMIFDIGPDSAKALADIIMNAKTILWNGPVGVFEFDQFAAGTKVIAEAIAASPAFSIAGGGDTLAAIDKFGIADKVSYISTGGGAFLEFVEGKVLPAVAILEQRAKA is encoded by the coding sequence ATGTCTGTTATCAAGATGACCGACCTGGATCTGGCGGGTAAACGCGTCCTGATCCGTGCTGACCTGAACGTGCCGGTAAAAGACGGCAAGGTCACTTCCGATGCACGTATCGTCGCTACCCTGCCGACCATCAAGCTGGCTCTGGAAAAGGGCGCCAAGCTGATGATCACCTCCCACCTGGGTCGTCCGACCGAGGGCGAATACAACGAAGAATTCTCCCTGGCTCCGGTTGTCAACTATCTGAAAGACGCACTGTCCTGCCCGGTCCGTCTGGCCAAAGACTACCTGGATGGCGTCGACGTCGCCGCCGGTGAGCTGGTTGTGCTGGAAAACTGCCGCTTCAACAAGGGCGAGAAGAAAAACACCGAAGAGCTGGCCAAAAAATACGCCGCCCTGTGTGACGTCTTCGTGATGGATGCGTTCGGTACCGCTCACCGCGCCGAAGGTTCCACCTATGGTGTGGCCCAGTTTGCCCCCGTTGCCTGTGCTGGTCCCCTGCTGGCCGGTGAACTGGAAGCCCTCGGCAAGGCCATGCTGAAGCCTGAGCGCCCCATGGTTGCCATCGTCGGCGGCTCCAAAGTCTCCACCAAGCTGACCGTGCTGGAATCCCTCTCCAAGATCGCTGACCAGCTGGTAGTCGGTGGTGGCATCGCCAACACCTTCATCGCTGCTGCCGGTCACAACGTCGGCAAGTCCCTGTGCGAGCACGACCTGATCGACACCGCCAAGAAGCTGGCTGCCGAGACCAACATTCCGGTGACCACCGACGTGGTTGTTGGTGCAGAATTCTCTGAATCCACCCCTGCCACCATCAAATCTGTCGCAGACGTGACTGATGGCGACATGATCTTCGATATCGGCCCGGATTCCGCCAAGGCCCTGGCCGACATCATCATGAACGCCAAGACCATCCTGTGGAACGGCCCGGTCGGCGTGTTCGAGTTCGACCAGTTCGCCGCAGGCACCAAGGTGATCGCCGAAGCCATCGCCGCTTCCCCGGCCTTCTCCATCGCTGGTGGTGGTGACACCCTGGCCGCCATCGACAAGTTCGGCATCGCCGACAAGGTCTCCTACATCTCCACCGGCGGCGGCGCCTTCCTGGAGTTCGTAGAAGGCAAGGTACTGCCGGCCGTGGCGATTCTGGAACAGCGCGCCAAAGCCTAA
- the fbaA gene encoding class II fructose-bisphosphate aldolase, whose protein sequence is MSKKIFDFVKPGVLTGDDVQKVFAIAKENGFALPAVNCVGTDSVNAVLEAAAKVKAPVIVQFSNGGAVFTAGKGLKLEGQQAAILGAISGAKHVHAVAEAYGVPVILHTDHAAKKLLPWIDGLLDAGEKHFAETGKPLFSSHMLDLSEESLEENIDICCEYLVRMAKMNMTLELELGCTGGEEDGVDNSHMDQSALYTQPEDVAYAYERLSKISPRFTIAASFGNVHGVYKPGNVKLTPSILDASQKYVSEKFGLPAKSLDFVFHGGSGSTLEEIRESISYGVVKMNIDTDTQWATWEGILGFYKTNEAYLQGQLGNPEGADKPNKKFYDPRVWLRAGQTSMIARLEKAFSDLNAINVL, encoded by the coding sequence ATGTCTAAGAAAATTTTCGACTTCGTAAAACCCGGCGTACTGACCGGTGATGACGTACAAAAAGTGTTCGCCATCGCTAAAGAGAACGGCTTCGCTCTGCCAGCCGTCAACTGCGTCGGTACCGACTCCGTCAACGCTGTACTGGAAGCGGCCGCCAAGGTAAAAGCGCCGGTCATCGTTCAGTTCTCCAACGGTGGTGCCGTGTTCACTGCCGGTAAGGGCCTGAAGCTGGAAGGCCAGCAAGCTGCCATCCTGGGTGCCATCTCCGGTGCCAAGCACGTACACGCCGTGGCCGAAGCCTACGGTGTTCCCGTGATCCTGCACACCGACCACGCTGCCAAGAAGCTGCTGCCGTGGATCGACGGCCTGCTGGACGCCGGTGAGAAGCACTTCGCCGAGACCGGCAAGCCGCTGTTCTCCTCCCACATGCTGGATCTGTCCGAAGAGTCTCTGGAAGAGAACATCGACATCTGCTGTGAGTACCTGGTACGCATGGCCAAGATGAACATGACTCTGGAGCTGGAACTGGGTTGCACCGGTGGCGAAGAAGATGGTGTGGACAACAGCCACATGGATCAATCCGCCCTGTACACCCAGCCGGAAGACGTGGCTTACGCCTACGAGCGTCTGTCCAAGATCAGCCCGCGCTTCACCATCGCTGCCTCCTTCGGCAACGTGCACGGTGTCTACAAGCCGGGTAACGTCAAGCTGACCCCGTCCATTCTGGACGCTTCCCAGAAATACGTTTCCGAGAAGTTCGGTCTGCCGGCCAAGTCCCTGGACTTCGTATTCCACGGTGGCTCAGGTTCCACCCTGGAAGAGATCCGCGAATCCATCTCCTACGGCGTGGTGAAGATGAACATCGACACCGACACCCAGTGGGCGACCTGGGAAGGTATTCTGGGCTTCTACAAGACCAACGAAGCCTACCTGCAGGGCCAGCTGGGCAACCCGGAAGGCGCCGACAAGCCGAACAAGAAGTTCTACGATCCGCGCGTATGGCTGCGTGCCGGTCAGACTTCCATGATCGCGCGTCTGGAGAAAGCCTTCTCCGACCTGAACGCCATCAACGTACTGTAA